From a region of the Methanoculleus receptaculi genome:
- a CDS encoding class I adenylate-forming enzyme family protein, whose product MPNCTTFLDANASSPSRVALIVPSTGEGYTRAELLDLVSRVGRGFQGLGITPGERVCIYLDTSTEYLLSYLALWRIGAVAVPTNRVYRENELLYALRDAGAAAVITDVDGMAVVGRIREHVPGLRHIIAVGGEEAGAATPWSELLVSPPGLRAVNCRFDDLCQIQYTSGTTGRPKGAMLTHGNWIAAMDAERDVLGLTDRDAYLGIYPMGHVGISWGISALRAGATYIVMERFDLDRYIELARKYRATIVAGMPPVIHSLLQTPPGTEEALTTVRAMISGGGPLTPAIWKPFHERFRIPIVNAYGLSETIVVGTGTAIRPEHYATADEFRSVGTPVGFSEVKIVDANDSARELRAGEDGEIALRGPAVALGYWQMPAETADVFLPDGWFLTGDIGHLDENGMLYLTDRKKDMIVMSGWKVYPTEVEDVLLQHHGVRDAAVFGCPDEHRGEVPVAVVIPAGNGVTPEDIIAFARERLAGYKVPRRVIFVDEIPRVNGWKLLRKRLQEDYCDACIQGGRSYAGVQLLRQ is encoded by the coding sequence ATGCCGAACTGCACCACATTCCTCGACGCCAACGCCTCCAGCCCCTCAAGGGTTGCTCTCATCGTCCCCTCAACAGGGGAGGGTTACACCCGCGCCGAACTCCTTGATCTGGTCTCCAGGGTAGGGCGCGGGTTCCAGGGCCTCGGTATCACCCCCGGGGAACGGGTCTGTATCTACCTCGACACCTCAACCGAGTACCTGCTGAGTTATCTGGCCCTCTGGCGCATCGGTGCAGTTGCAGTCCCCACGAACCGGGTCTACCGGGAGAACGAGTTGCTCTACGCTCTTCGTGACGCCGGCGCCGCTGCGGTCATCACCGACGTCGATGGTATGGCAGTTGTCGGCCGCATCAGGGAGCATGTGCCAGGACTCCGGCACATCATCGCGGTCGGTGGGGAGGAGGCGGGGGCTGCAACCCCCTGGTCTGAACTCCTCGTGTCGCCACCGGGACTTCGCGCCGTCAACTGCCGATTTGACGACCTCTGCCAGATTCAGTATACCTCCGGGACTACGGGGAGACCCAAAGGCGCCATGCTCACCCACGGCAACTGGATCGCCGCAATGGACGCCGAGCGGGACGTCCTCGGCCTCACAGACCGGGACGCCTACCTGGGGATATACCCGATGGGGCACGTCGGGATCAGCTGGGGCATATCCGCCCTCCGGGCCGGTGCAACCTATATCGTCATGGAACGGTTCGATCTCGACCGCTACATTGAACTAGCCCGGAAATACCGTGCGACGATCGTCGCCGGTATGCCCCCTGTAATCCACTCCCTCCTCCAGACACCGCCAGGGACGGAGGAGGCGCTTACCACAGTCAGGGCGATGATCAGCGGCGGCGGACCTCTGACACCTGCTATATGGAAACCCTTCCACGAACGTTTCAGGATCCCGATCGTCAACGCTTACGGCCTCTCTGAGACGATCGTCGTCGGTACAGGAACCGCCATCCGCCCTGAACACTACGCGACCGCCGACGAGTTCCGGAGCGTCGGTACCCCGGTCGGGTTCTCGGAGGTGAAGATAGTCGATGCAAACGACTCCGCGCGAGAACTTCGAGCCGGCGAGGATGGCGAGATAGCCCTCCGGGGACCGGCTGTGGCGCTTGGCTACTGGCAGATGCCGGCGGAGACCGCCGATGTCTTTCTTCCCGACGGCTGGTTCCTGACGGGCGACATAGGCCACCTGGACGAGAACGGGATGCTATATCTCACCGACCGCAAGAAGGACATGATCGTCATGTCCGGCTGGAAGGTCTACCCGACCGAGGTGGAGGATGTCCTTCTTCAGCACCACGGCGTCCGCGACGCTGCGGTCTTCGGGTGTCCTGACGAGCACCGAGGCGAGGTCCCGGTAGCCGTGGTGATCCCCGCCGGAAACGGGGTTACCCCCGAGGATATCATCGCCTTTGCCCGGGAGCGTCTTGCGGGATACAAGGTCCCCCGCCGTGTCATCTTTGTCGATGAGATCCCCCGTGTAAACGGCTGGAAACTGCTCCGCAAACGTCTCCAGGAAGACTACTGTGATGCATGCATCCAGGGCGGACGCTCGTATGCAGGAGTGCAGTTATTAAGGCAATAA
- a CDS encoding FeoA family protein has product MKSNSADHTGITSLDHLEPGCRSRIIGIRAFGSLRKRMLAMGMVPGAEVDVIRAAPLGDPVEYRVKGYCLSLRRAEAGLVEVALEGQ; this is encoded by the coding sequence ATGAAATCTAATTCAGCCGATCATACGGGGATAACCTCGCTCGATCATCTCGAGCCGGGATGCCGCTCCCGGATCATAGGCATCCGTGCCTTTGGTTCTCTCAGGAAGCGTATGCTTGCCATGGGCATGGTTCCGGGGGCCGAGGTGGACGTGATCCGGGCCGCACCTCTCGGTGACCCTGTAGAATACCGGGTGAAAGGCTACTGCCTCTCGCTGCGGCGTGCCGAAGCGGGTCTGGTCGAGGTCGCCCTGGAGGGGCAATGA
- a CDS encoding FeoB small GTPase domain-containing protein, with product MPGCPGKGRLCGSGFQSSSRLAVPVEKKTGRLSRNGYDIEVVDLPGTYSLTAYSADEIIARDFILEGNPDVVVQVVDATNMERNLYLTLQVAELGVPMVIALNLVDLARAQGDEIDHERLSASLGIPIFYDPGTGKPAVLWESWTQPRPNRYDGPVAILVSPYTIRNGRDCLVVRDEWGIWHRVDRPDAPSREHRSMKAAGSRWTATHPASAGWRRRCGCHSTGILWRGRWPGRTSTSLTRLTGSKLRQ from the coding sequence CTGCCCGGATGTCCGGGTAAAGGTCGTCTCTGCGGATCGGGGTTTCAGTCATCGTCTCGGTTGGCGGTGCCCGTGGAGAAGAAGACCGGCCGGCTCAGCCGCAACGGGTATGATATCGAGGTAGTAGACCTCCCCGGAACCTACAGCCTTACGGCCTACTCTGCGGATGAGATCATCGCCAGGGATTTCATCCTCGAAGGAAATCCGGACGTCGTCGTCCAGGTCGTTGATGCGACAAACATGGAGCGGAACCTCTACCTGACGCTCCAGGTTGCCGAACTCGGGGTGCCGATGGTCATCGCCCTGAACCTGGTCGATCTTGCCAGGGCGCAGGGTGACGAGATAGACCATGAGAGGCTTTCTGCGTCCCTGGGGATCCCGATCTTCTACGACCCCGGGACCGGGAAGCCCGCGGTCCTCTGGGAGTCCTGGACACAGCCCCGGCCCAACCGTTACGACGGCCCGGTCGCCATCCTTGTAAGCCCATACACAATCCGGAACGGGCGCGATTGTCTCGTGGTACGGGACGAATGGGGCATTTGGCATCGAGTCGATCGGCCCGACGCTCCCTCTCGGGAGCATCGCTCGATGAAAGCGGCCGGATCCAGGTGGACAGCAACGCACCCCGCATCGGCGGGGTGGCGCCGACGGTGCGGGTGCCACTCGACAGGGATACTCTGGCGCGGGCGATGGCCGGGGAGGACGTCCACCTCGCTTACGCGGTTGACTGGCTCAAAGCTGAGGCAATGA